The Stutzerimonas stutzeri genome segment GGCCCGCAGTGGCTGGCCGATCACGTGCTGCAGGGGCGCTGGGTACTGGCTGCGGCCGGGACCCATGGCAAGACCACCACCAGCAGCATGCTGGCCTGGGTGCTGGAGCATGCCGGCATGAGCCCGGGCTTTCTCATCGGCGGCGTACCACAGAACTTCGGCATCTCGGCGCGGCTGGGCGGCACGCCATTCTTCGTGGTCGAGGCGGACGAGTACGACAGCGCCTTCTTCGACAAGCGCAGCAAGTTCGTCCACTACCGTCCGCGTACCGCGATTCTGAATAATCTGGAGTTTGATCACGCGGACATTTTCCCCGATCTGGCGTCGATCGAGCGGCAGTTCCACCATCTGGTGCGTACGATCCCGAGCGAGGGACTGGTCATCCATCCCCAGTCCGAAGACGCGCTCAAACGCGTCATCGACATGGGCTGCTGGACGCCGGTGCAAACCACCGGTGACGGCGGGCAGTGGCAGGCCAACCTGCTCAGCGCCGACGGCTCCCGCTTCGAAGTGATCTTCGACGGCGTCGTGCAGGGCGTCGTCGATTGGGAGCTGACTGGCCAGCACAACGTCAACAATGCCTTGGCGACCCTGGCCGCGGCGCGCCATGTCGGTGTGCTGCCGAAGCAGGGTGCCGAGGCGTTGAGCGAATTCTTGAGCGTCAAGCGGCGCATGGAGAAGGTTGCCGAGG includes the following:
- the mpl gene encoding UDP-N-acetylmuramate:L-alanyl-gamma-D-glutamyl-meso-diaminopimelate ligase, whose translation is MHIHILGICGTFMGSLAVLAKELGHRVTGSDANVYPPMSTQLEAQGIELTQGYEPSQLEPAPDLVVIGNAMKRGNPAVEYVLNKGLPYVSGPQWLADHVLQGRWVLAAAGTHGKTTTSSMLAWVLEHAGMSPGFLIGGVPQNFGISARLGGTPFFVVEADEYDSAFFDKRSKFVHYRPRTAILNNLEFDHADIFPDLASIERQFHHLVRTIPSEGLVIHPQSEDALKRVIDMGCWTPVQTTGDGGQWQANLLSADGSRFEVIFDGVVQGVVDWELTGQHNVNNALATLAAARHVGVLPKQGAEALSEFLSVKRRMEKVAEVSGVTIYDDFAHHPTAIATTLDGLRKRVGEAPIIAVVEPRSNSMKLGAHREGLAESVALADQAIWYAPPNLGWDLAATVAGSPVETTVCDSLEAIIAKVKADATPGTQVVVMSNGGFGGLHVKLAAALA